The nucleotide window TATGTTGAGTTTTTGGATTGTTATTCCAATTACTTCTTCTTTTGTTGGGGTTCCTTTTAGGGACATTTTATTTCTCTTTCCTCAGGTTTTTCTCCCTATTTATTGGAGGGGGTTTATTATTTTTCTTGTTTGTGTTTTTGGGTTGTGTTTTTGGTTTTGGGGTTTGTTTTTTACCAAAAGACTTAAAAACAAAAACACTTAAAACTAAGTTGAATATTTTAAGATTTAATTGAATATTTTTTTGGAGGAAAATAATGCATATCGCAGATGGCGTACTCGCAGACCCTGTATGGATCGCAGGCATAATAATCACATTAATCCTAGTAATATGGTCCTTAAAAACAATCGACCGCGACGACATCCCCCGAATAGCTTTGATAACCGCAGCACTATTCGTCATAACATACATACACATCCCAGTAGGTGGATCCTCAGCACACCTAACAATGGCTGGAGCACTAGGCATATTACTAGGAAGCCAAGCATACCTCTCAGCAACAATCATAATAATACTACACGCAGTCACAGGCCACGGAGGAATAACAACCATCGGCATAAACACTGTATTCATGGGGATACCAGCTTTAATAGCATACTACCTATACATAAACGGACTCAACCTAATCAATAGAGAACAGGCAGAAGCAATAGTAGGCGGAATAGTATCTGGAATAGGAGTAATCCTCGTAGTGCTACTCGCAGTGGCAGCATTAATTATATCAGAGCCATTTGTGGGGGCAGGTCTAACCGAGATGGCATACAGCTTAGCATTGCTGCACTCACCAATAATATTACTGGAGGGAATCGTTCTGGGTGTTGTAATAGGATATTTAGCAAAAGTGAAACCGGAAATGCTTGTTAAAACAAAACAAAAAACAAGACCAATTAATTAATTTTGATGAAGGTGTTGGGAACCAAAAAAACCCGCCCCCTATTTCCTCTTTTTTTGTGGAGGGAGGTTGGGTAGAGGATTCTCCTATCTTTTTTATTACCCACCCCCTCATTATCTAATAAACTTTTTTATAACCTTGGGTTAACGCTGAAAACACTAGTTTTATTAGTTCAGTAGAGTTAAATATATATTGCAAAAATTCAAAACACCTTGATGAAGTTATTTTCCGGACAGGATGGTTGGATAAAAAATGAAACACAAAAACCTATATATCGGTGGGGATTCATTCCTCCATAAATTCAACCCTAAAACCAAAATCATCTCCGCATTAATCCTAATACTATCCATAGTTCTATTACAAAACATAATACCCCTCACAATCGCATTATCACTAGTTTTCACTGCAGCCATACTGTCCGGATTACCAATAAAAAAACTACTCAACCGCCTAAAATGGATATTCATGTTCATGGCAGCCATCTTCATATTCGTACCATTCTTCACCCCCGGAGAAACAGCATTCACAATACTATTCCTAACAGCAACCTACGAAGGCCTCACAACTGCCTCAATAATAAGCCTAAAAATGCTGACAATAATGACATTATCGATGGCTGTAATAATGACAACAAAATTTGAGGAAATACTCAGATCACTAAGCGAATTAGGCGTACCAAAAACATTCATAGAGATCTTCTTCCTAACATACAAATACATATTCGTAATATTCGAAGAAACAGAAAAATCGATGATGTCAGCAAAAAGCCGTGGATACCAACTCAGCCCAAAACCCTCAAAACTCAAAGTACTTGGCAACCTAATAGGAATGATATTTGTAAGAAGCTTCGACAGAAGCCAGAGAGTACATAAAGCAATGATGGCAAGAGGATACAGAGGAAAAATGGTAACCACAATAGACAGAAACATAGGGATAACAAACAGCGACCTAGCAATGTCCTTCTCATCAATCGCATTAGCAATACTCCTCCACCTAATTTAAACATGGAGAAGTGGAACATTGGAACCCCCAGCAATCGAAATAAAAAACCTAAGCTATAGATACGAAGACGGAACCAAAGGACTAAACCACGTCACACTAGACATACAAAAAGGCGAATCAATAGCCTTGTTAGGACCAAACGGAGCCGGAAAATCAACACTCCTCCAATGCATACCACACATACTAAAACCAACAAAAGGAGAAATCAAGGTACTCGGACAGAAAGTTCAAGACAACGAATCATGGGTTAGAAGAAAAGTCAGCATAGTTTTCCAAGACCCACACGACCAACTATTTATGCCCACAGTATTCGAAGACGTTGCATTCGGCCCAATGCAACTCGAAATATGCAACAAAAACTCAATAAATGAAGTAGTTAGAGAATCACTAAAAAAAGTCGGATTAATGGGAAAAGAAGAAAAAGGATCACACGACCTAAGTTTCGGACAAAAAAAACGAATCGCAGTAGCCACAGTACTATCAATGAACCCCGAAATCGTCTTACTAGACGAACCCGTATCAAACCTCGATCCAGGCGCAAGAGAAAACATGATAGAACTACTCCAACAAATAGACAAAACCAAAAT belongs to Methanonatronarchaeum sp. AMET-Sl and includes:
- a CDS encoding CbiM family transporter; translated protein: MHIADGVLADPVWIAGIIITLILVIWSLKTIDRDDIPRIALITAALFVITYIHIPVGGSSAHLTMAGALGILLGSQAYLSATIIIILHAVTGHGGITTIGINTVFMGIPALIAYYLYINGLNLINREQAEAIVGGIVSGIGVILVVLLAVAALIISEPFVGAGLTEMAYSLALLHSPIILLEGIVLGVVIGYLAKVKPEMLVKTKQKTRPIN
- the cbiQ gene encoding cobalt ECF transporter T component CbiQ; the encoded protein is MKHKNLYIGGDSFLHKFNPKTKIISALILILSIVLLQNIIPLTIALSLVFTAAILSGLPIKKLLNRLKWIFMFMAAIFIFVPFFTPGETAFTILFLTATYEGLTTASIISLKMLTIMTLSMAVIMTTKFEEILRSLSELGVPKTFIEIFFLTYKYIFVIFEETEKSMMSAKSRGYQLSPKPSKLKVLGNLIGMIFVRSFDRSQRVHKAMMARGYRGKMVTTIDRNIGITNSDLAMSFSSIALAILLHLI
- a CDS encoding ATP-binding cassette domain-containing protein; translated protein: MEPPAIEIKNLSYRYEDGTKGLNHVTLDIQKGESIALLGPNGAGKSTLLQCIPHILKPTKGEIKVLGQKVQDNESWVRRKVSIVFQDPHDQLFMPTVFEDVAFGPMQLEICNKNSINEVVRESLKKVGLMGKEEKGSHDLSFGQKKRIAVATVLSMNPEIVLLDEPVSNLDPGARENMIELLQQIDKTKIIASNDIEMVLQTCNKAIILQNGELKNQGPAKELLTDNQLLKQYGLRVPSIIKALGKEGLKHLK